In the Vibrio sp. FE10 genome, ATGTGGGCGCAGGCACCAGCTTTTCAATTCTGCAAACCATGAGCGAAGCCTACAAAATCATGCAGCTTCAACAAGAGAAACTGCACCCAGTTAAATCGCTATTCTTAGCAACATTAGGTGGTGCTCGCTCGCTGCATCTAGAAGACAAGATCGGTAACTTGGAAGTAGGTAAAGAAGCAGATTTCGTGGTGCTAGATCTGCACGCCACACAACTGATGCGCTTTAGAATGGAACAAGCCACCAAGCTTGAAGAGAAGCTATTTGTATTAATGAGCTTAGGTGACGACAGAACCGTCAGCGAGACTTACATCTACGGCGAAAAAGCCTACGATGTGAACTTCAAAGATTACAAGAAGCTCGTTAGCTAGGCTTAAAACCGAGTAACAATCGCTAGACAGCGACAGCCGTCGTTAATTAAAAATCCGTCCAGATTTATCTAGCCTTTAAAGACCAGTTGCTGATGCCACTGGTCTTTTTTGTGCTTCATTCAAAGAAATATAAATTAACCGCTCACAGACAACGATCTTCGGTGACGCCAAGTCATTATATTGATAGGTTAATGTTTATACATATCGACTTCATACTTCGTTTGGCGTATCTCTAAAACATTCGTTTCGTAGCTAAATGGAAGCACTCAATCTAGAAAGGAATTCTATGTTCGAACAGGTCGTCAGCATTCTGTTTCCCGTTTTTGCTTTAGCCAGTGCTGGCTTTGCGGTCGGTCGTTGGCTCAAGCCCGATTTCAAACCGATCAATCGCATCAACATGGATGTTTGTATTCCTGCGTTGGTGTTTGCATCGCTGACCACCATGCCCCTCGACACTGAACAACTGCCACTTATCTCTGCGTCTTTGGTCGCGGTGTTGGTGCCAGCACTGTTGATGATTCCGATCTGTAAGATTTTTAAGCTCAATTTCAAAGCCTGGGCGCCGCCACACATGTTTCGCAACAGTGGCAACCTCGCGATTCCCCTATTCACCTATACCTTTGGCGAGAGCGCATTAGCCCCTGCGGTATTACTGTTTGTGGTGTCGGCGTGTGTCCATATCAGTGTCGGTTTGGCGCTACTAAGCGAAGGTAATCCGATCAAACAGATCCTCAAAATGCCGATATTCTTAGCCGCCGCATTAGCGATGACGCTCAACTTATCTGGCATTGCAGTGTGGAATCCAATCTACGAAGCCACATCGCTGCTTGGCCAAGCCGCCGTGCCTATCATGCTGTTGTCGCTGGGTTCGCAAATGGTCAACTTGAGGCTGAGCGGATTAAAGGTCGGTTTGTTGTGCACGGCTCAATCGCTGTTTACTGGCGCCATCGCCTTTACCATCATCTACTTCTTTATCCCACTGCCTACGCTGCACCTACAAATGATGGTGTTGTTCACCATGCTGCCACCCGCAGTAATGAACTACCTGTTCGCAGAAAGGTTCAATGTAGAGCCACCTAAGGTCGCGTCTATGGTGTTGTTCGGCAACTTTCTGAGCGTAGTTACCTTGCCTATTTTGCTGTCGTTCGCGCTGTCTTTGTCACCTTAAAGAATCGCGAACCCTCAGGTTTAGGGCCTTGAAAACTTAGCCAATAAATAAAAAGGGAGCGCAACTTAGCAAAGTTGACGCTCCCTTTTCAGACTATATTTTCTATTTATCTTAAGCTGTGTTTCTCTCAGCAAGCACCTCTTTAAATGCGAACATGCCATTCAGTGCCGAAGGGAATCCCGCATACACCGACATCTGCAGTATCACTTCTTTAATCTCTTCCTCGCTGCAGCCGACATTAAGCGCTGCATTCAAATGCACCTTAAGCTGAGGCGTACAATTGCCGAGCGCAGTGAGAGCTGCCACGGTCGCAATCTCTCGTGATTTCAAATCCAAACCGGGGCGCGAGTAGATGTCACCGAAGGGATATTCGATAATATATTTGGCAAGATCAGGGCAGATATCTTGCAGGCTGTCGATAACCTTTTGCCCTGTTTCTCCGTCGATGTAATTAAGTCTTTCTAAGCCAGTTTCAAAACGTGATTGATTCATGGAAATGTTCCTGTTTTTTGGGATTACAGGAACACCTTACAAGTTAGAGTAGACTCTAAGTCAACGGACTTTTCCATCTCGATACAAACTAATTTTTGCCTCTAGCGCAGCCAGATGCTTTTGTTGTTCTTCAATATGGGAACGCAAATTCTGTTGATGTTGTTCAAGCAACACTTGGCGCTGAGAAGTCGATTCTGGCCCTAACTCCCTTAGCTTTGCGTATTCCAGAATTTCATCCAGTGGCATCGCAGTGTCTTTCAACCGCTTCACAAACTCAATCCAGGTAACGTCCTTCGATGTATAGACTCGATGACCGCTACTATTCCGCTGAACATTTTTCAACAAGCCGATTTTTTCATAGTAGCGAAGCGTATGGGCAGACAAACCCACCAACCGAGAAAACTCACTCACATTCATTACTTCACCTTTTCTGTTTGGATA is a window encoding:
- a CDS encoding MerR family transcriptional regulator, coding for MNVSEFSRLVGLSAHTLRYYEKIGLLKNVQRNSSGHRVYTSKDVTWIEFVKRLKDTAMPLDEILEYAKLRELGPESTSQRQVLLEQHQQNLRSHIEEQQKHLAALEAKISLYRDGKVR
- a CDS encoding carboxymuconolactone decarboxylase family protein — encoded protein: MNQSRFETGLERLNYIDGETGQKVIDSLQDICPDLAKYIIEYPFGDIYSRPGLDLKSREIATVAALTALGNCTPQLKVHLNAALNVGCSEEEIKEVILQMSVYAGFPSALNGMFAFKEVLAERNTA
- a CDS encoding AEC family transporter, whose translation is MFEQVVSILFPVFALASAGFAVGRWLKPDFKPINRINMDVCIPALVFASLTTMPLDTEQLPLISASLVAVLVPALLMIPICKIFKLNFKAWAPPHMFRNSGNLAIPLFTYTFGESALAPAVLLFVVSACVHISVGLALLSEGNPIKQILKMPIFLAAALAMTLNLSGIAVWNPIYEATSLLGQAAVPIMLLSLGSQMVNLRLSGLKVGLLCTAQSLFTGAIAFTIIYFFIPLPTLHLQMMVLFTMLPPAVMNYLFAERFNVEPPKVASMVLFGNFLSVVTLPILLSFALSLSP